In one window of Chloroflexota bacterium DNA:
- the xseA gene encoding exodeoxyribonuclease VII large subunit: protein MTTAPEASAGPRVWRVSDLNRRVRGLLDADAALADVWVEGEVSGPSFPPSGHCFFTLKDAHSQIRAVLFREELERATVRPQHGAQLVCHGRVRAYEPQGVYQLYVESVTPVGAGDLHAQYEALRAKLAAEGLFEESRKRPLPRWPRRIGVVTSPVGAVWDDICTVLRRRYPLVEVVLSPTAVQGGVSAPAIVRALRRLYAVDGLDLVILARGGGSIEDLWGFNAEEVVRTVAASPVPVVVGVGHESDITLADFAADRRAPTPSAAAEISVPDGTQLPTILARLSERSAIATAARLEAARRAVRGEGRALTGLRPDLLAARQRAAELLDRAHRALGADLERRRLATAGLRDALRALGPAATLDRGYAVARRPDGMILRDPTDVEEGDDFEVIVARGAVDARVTGVRPGEMEELLG, encoded by the coding sequence ATGACGACCGCCCCCGAAGCCAGCGCTGGCCCGCGCGTGTGGCGGGTGTCCGATCTGAACCGGCGCGTCCGCGGGTTGCTCGACGCCGATGCCGCGCTGGCCGACGTCTGGGTCGAAGGCGAGGTCAGTGGGCCGAGCTTCCCCCCGTCGGGTCACTGCTTCTTCACCCTCAAGGACGCGCACAGCCAGATCCGGGCGGTCCTGTTCCGCGAGGAGCTGGAGCGTGCCACCGTCCGGCCCCAGCATGGCGCCCAGCTGGTGTGTCACGGCCGCGTCCGCGCCTACGAGCCGCAGGGCGTGTACCAGTTGTACGTGGAGTCGGTCACGCCCGTGGGGGCGGGTGACCTGCACGCCCAGTACGAGGCGCTCCGCGCCAAGCTGGCAGCGGAGGGCCTGTTCGAGGAGTCGCGCAAGCGGCCCCTCCCGCGCTGGCCGCGCCGGATCGGGGTCGTCACCTCCCCGGTGGGGGCGGTGTGGGACGACATCTGCACCGTTCTTCGGCGCCGGTACCCGCTGGTGGAGGTGGTCCTCTCGCCTACCGCCGTGCAGGGCGGCGTCTCCGCTCCGGCCATCGTGCGGGCCCTGCGGCGCCTGTACGCCGTGGACGGCCTGGACCTTGTCATCCTGGCTCGCGGTGGCGGGTCGATCGAGGACCTGTGGGGCTTCAACGCGGAGGAGGTGGTGCGGACGGTGGCCGCATCGCCGGTCCCGGTCGTGGTCGGCGTCGGCCATGAGAGCGACATCACCCTGGCCGACTTCGCCGCCGACCGCCGCGCGCCCACGCCCTCCGCCGCGGCCGAGATTTCGGTCCCCGACGGGACGCAGCTGCCCACGATCCTGGCCCGCCTCAGCGAGCGGTCGGCGATCGCTACCGCGGCCCGGCTGGAAGCCGCCCGGCGGGCGGTGCGGGGGGAGGGTCGAGCCCTGACCGGGCTGCGACCAGACCTGTTGGCCGCTCGCCAGCGCGCCGCCGAGCTGCTCGATCGAGCCCACCGCGCCCTGGGGGCGGACCTCGAGCGGCGGCGGCTGGCGACCGCCGGCCTGCGGGACGCGTTGCGGGCGCTCGGCCCGGCGGCCACGCTCGACCGCGGCTACGCCGTCGCGCGTCGTCCGGATGGCATGATCCTTCGCGACCCGACCGACGTGGAGGAGGGGGACGACTTCGAGGTCATCGTGGCCCGCGGCGCCGTGGATGCCCGGGTCACCGGCGTGCGGCCGGGCGAGATGGAGGAGCTCTTGGGATGA
- the dxs gene encoding 1-deoxy-D-xylulose-5-phosphate synthase, with translation MTAKPSPTVLERISEPAQLRSLTDAELDRLAAELRATMIRTVQRTGGHLASSLGAVEIAIALHRVMDSPRDRIVWDTGHQAYAHKLLTGRTSSFGTLRQVGGIGGFPRRSESPHDVFDGGHAGTGVSIAAGLAAARDLRPPGDPRREQRIAVCVGDAALTTGLTLEALNHLGQTHSRMLIILNDNEMSISPSVGGLSTRLNRLRLSRAYQETKSFTARVLPRIPLIGRPLYDLLAWAKEGFKRSWAKVSFFEDMGITYIGVLDGHDRADMEEAFEAAFHIDRPVLIHVKTIKGRGYGPAEQDSQAFHGASLPPIDLGLLDPTEEPLPAAGAAGHRPKSYTQVFAEELIRLAEADPRICALTAGMPTGTGLSAFQQRFPSRFFDVGIAEQHALTMATGLALAGMRPVVAIYSTFSQRAFDQLVHDVCQNNAPVVLGIDRAGLVGEDGTSHQGMFTLPAQRALPNLVIGSPRDEQELRDLVVTALAYEGPISLHYPRDAGEDLPDRIGRAVEIGKGEVLRKGADLLMVGFGPIVQRLLLAADELGAAGLDATVVNARWAKPIDAGLLARLAAGKRLVVTAEESAAMGGFGDGVLDALNQAGVHAPVLKIALSEGFVDHGSVDDLRRQQRIDVPGIVARIREALGIDVAVDESRAPTSTAA, from the coding sequence TTGACCGCGAAGCCGTCGCCGACCGTTCTGGAGCGCATCTCCGAGCCCGCCCAGCTTCGGTCGCTGACCGATGCCGAGCTGGACCGGCTGGCCGCCGAGCTGCGCGCGACGATGATTCGCACCGTTCAGCGCACGGGTGGGCATCTCGCCTCATCGCTGGGAGCCGTGGAGATCGCCATCGCCCTGCACCGGGTGATGGACTCGCCTCGCGACCGCATCGTGTGGGACACCGGGCACCAGGCATACGCCCACAAGCTCCTCACCGGCCGCACGTCGAGCTTCGGCACCCTGCGACAGGTCGGCGGCATCGGCGGCTTTCCCCGTCGCTCGGAGAGCCCGCACGACGTGTTCGACGGGGGCCATGCGGGGACCGGAGTGAGCATCGCAGCGGGGCTGGCGGCTGCTCGCGACCTGCGACCGCCGGGTGACCCTCGGCGCGAGCAGCGGATCGCGGTGTGCGTGGGTGATGCGGCACTGACAACCGGGCTGACCCTGGAGGCGCTGAATCACCTGGGCCAGACGCACAGCCGGATGCTGATCATCCTCAACGACAACGAGATGAGCATCAGCCCGTCGGTGGGCGGACTGTCGACCCGCCTCAACAGGCTGCGCCTGTCGCGGGCCTACCAGGAGACGAAGTCGTTCACCGCGCGCGTCCTGCCCCGGATCCCGCTGATCGGGCGTCCGCTGTACGACCTCCTGGCCTGGGCCAAGGAGGGCTTCAAGCGCTCGTGGGCCAAGGTTTCGTTCTTCGAGGACATGGGGATCACCTACATCGGCGTCCTCGACGGCCATGACCGGGCCGATATGGAGGAGGCCTTCGAGGCCGCGTTCCACATCGACCGCCCGGTCCTGATCCACGTCAAGACCATCAAGGGACGCGGATACGGGCCGGCCGAGCAGGACAGCCAGGCCTTCCACGGGGCGAGCCTGCCGCCCATCGATCTGGGCCTCCTTGACCCCACCGAGGAGCCGCTGCCGGCCGCGGGGGCGGCCGGGCACCGGCCGAAGTCGTACACCCAGGTCTTCGCCGAAGAGCTGATCCGGCTGGCGGAGGCCGATCCGCGGATCTGCGCCCTCACCGCCGGCATGCCCACCGGGACCGGTCTGTCCGCCTTCCAGCAGCGGTTTCCGAGCCGATTCTTCGACGTCGGGATCGCCGAGCAGCATGCGCTGACGATGGCCACCGGGCTGGCGCTGGCCGGCATGCGCCCGGTGGTCGCCATCTACTCGACCTTCAGCCAGCGGGCCTTCGATCAGCTGGTCCACGACGTGTGCCAGAACAATGCGCCGGTGGTGCTGGGCATCGACCGGGCAGGACTGGTCGGGGAGGACGGGACCAGCCACCAGGGAATGTTCACCCTCCCCGCCCAGCGCGCCCTTCCGAACCTGGTCATCGGCTCACCGCGCGACGAGCAGGAGCTGCGCGACCTGGTGGTGACCGCCCTCGCGTATGAGGGTCCCATATCCCTTCATTACCCGCGCGACGCCGGGGAGGACCTGCCGGATCGCATCGGGCGTGCGGTCGAGATCGGGAAGGGCGAGGTCCTGCGGAAAGGCGCCGACCTGCTCATGGTCGGCTTCGGTCCCATCGTCCAGCGGCTGCTCCTGGCTGCCGACGAGCTGGGGGCGGCGGGCCTGGACGCGACCGTGGTCAACGCGCGCTGGGCCAAGCCAATCGATGCCGGTCTGCTGGCCCGCCTGGCGGCGGGCAAGCGCTTGGTCGTCACCGCCGAGGAGAGCGCCGCGATGGGCGGATTCGGGGACGGGGTGCTCGACGCGCTCAACCAGGCCGGGGTGCACGCGCCGGTGCTGAAGATCGCCCTCAGTGAAGGATTCGTCGACCATGGCTCCGTGGACGACCTGCGCCGCCAGCAGCGCATCGACGTCCCCGGCATCGTGGCCCGCATTCGCGAGGCGCTGGGGATCGACGTGGCGGTCGACGAGAGCCGCGCCCCGACGTCGACCGCCGCCTGA
- a CDS encoding NAD(+)/NADH kinase: MSEARLERIGFAVSRYNPQAAGVLERGRAWCAAHGISAWDAVADDEERLAAELAGSDLVTVLGGDGTFLRVARAIGDSQVPALGVNLGRVGFLAKVEPDDLETALDGIAAGRYTLAERMRLGATIERRDGGRLSAACLNEVAVARAAQVRLIQVEVEVSGSHLATYLADGVVVATPTGSTAYSYSAGGAVVDPRLRNLVITPVAAYLSAIHSVVAGEDHIIRLSLREAFGGAVVSFDGQRDVPLEVGESVEVRALPIPLRLVEPEGSTPFYDLLRTKASLLPD, translated from the coding sequence GTGAGCGAAGCCCGGCTGGAGCGCATCGGCTTCGCGGTCAGCCGGTACAACCCACAAGCTGCCGGAGTGCTGGAGCGCGGCCGGGCGTGGTGCGCAGCACACGGCATTTCGGCCTGGGACGCGGTCGCCGACGACGAGGAGCGGCTCGCCGCCGAGCTGGCGGGCAGCGACCTGGTGACGGTGCTCGGCGGCGATGGGACGTTCCTCCGAGTGGCGCGCGCGATCGGTGATTCACAGGTCCCGGCCCTCGGCGTCAACCTGGGTCGGGTGGGCTTCCTGGCCAAAGTCGAGCCCGACGACCTGGAGACCGCTCTGGACGGTATCGCTGCCGGCCGATACACGCTGGCCGAGCGGATGCGGCTGGGCGCAACCATCGAGCGGCGGGACGGTGGACGCCTCTCGGCGGCCTGCCTCAATGAAGTGGCGGTCGCGCGCGCCGCGCAGGTCCGCCTCATCCAGGTCGAGGTCGAGGTCAGTGGCAGCCATCTGGCCACGTACCTGGCCGACGGGGTTGTGGTGGCCACGCCCACCGGGTCCACGGCCTACTCGTACTCGGCTGGCGGCGCCGTGGTCGACCCGAGGCTCCGCAACCTGGTCATCACCCCGGTGGCCGCGTATCTGTCGGCGATCCACAGCGTGGTCGCCGGCGAGGACCACATCATCCGTCTCAGCCTGCGCGAAGCGTTCGGCGGGGCCGTCGTCTCGTTCGACGGGCAGCGCGACGTGCCGCTGGAAGTCGGGGAGTCGGTCGAGGTCCGGGCCCTGCCCATCCCGTTGCGCCTGGTCGAGCCCGAGGGCAGCACCCCGTTCTACGACCTGCTCCGCACCAAGGCCTCGCTGCTCCCGGATTAG
- a CDS encoding Xaa-Pro peptidase family protein, protein MPLTVAGPDPFAEERPARAAALRKLLVERALDGILVQSRATSRHLSGFALRRGDESTSGYSGTLLVTTDRSWILADNRYLEQAAAEAPGWELVLTADPLPVALPPMLAEAGIRRLGLEADRTSHAVWQALLAAAAAVELVPVESDLAELRIVKSAAEIDAIGRACALGDRAFDFVVAAVQPGMTEREVARLITQFFEDHGAEDLAFDSIVLVGARASMPHGTPDHTLVRLGQPLLMDFGCQVDGYRSDMTRTVFVGQPDPQARRRHDLVAGAQQAALAAIRVGAPASAPHQAAQAYFTDAGYPGAFSHGVGHGIGLETHEPPSLKTSDAPLRAGMVFSVEPGLYLPGEIGIRIEDIVVLEERGPRLLTASPREAIVIGERQAA, encoded by the coding sequence GTGCCCCTGACCGTGGCCGGCCCCGATCCGTTCGCCGAGGAGCGACCGGCTCGTGCGGCGGCCCTGCGGAAGCTCCTCGTCGAGCGCGCGTTGGACGGCATCCTGGTCCAGTCCCGAGCTACCAGCCGCCACCTGTCCGGGTTCGCCCTGCGGCGGGGCGACGAGTCCACATCGGGCTACTCCGGCACGCTGCTCGTCACCACCGACCGGAGCTGGATCCTGGCCGACAACCGCTATCTGGAACAGGCGGCGGCCGAGGCGCCGGGATGGGAGCTTGTCCTGACCGCCGACCCCCTCCCCGTCGCCCTGCCGCCTATGCTCGCCGAGGCGGGCATTCGTCGACTGGGCCTGGAGGCTGACCGCACCTCGCACGCGGTGTGGCAAGCCCTTTTGGCCGCTGCGGCCGCGGTCGAGTTGGTGCCCGTAGAATCCGATCTGGCCGAGCTGCGCATCGTGAAGAGCGCGGCCGAGATCGACGCCATCGGCCGCGCCTGCGCGCTCGGTGACCGCGCCTTCGACTTCGTCGTGGCGGCCGTCCAGCCTGGCATGACCGAGCGTGAGGTGGCGCGGCTCATCACCCAGTTCTTCGAGGACCACGGCGCCGAGGACCTCGCATTCGACAGCATCGTGCTCGTCGGCGCACGGGCCTCGATGCCGCATGGCACCCCGGACCACACCCTGGTCCGGCTGGGCCAGCCACTGTTGATGGACTTCGGCTGCCAGGTTGACGGATACCGCTCCGACATGACCCGAACGGTGTTCGTGGGCCAGCCCGACCCGCAGGCGCGGCGCCGCCACGACCTGGTGGCCGGGGCGCAGCAGGCCGCGTTGGCGGCGATCCGGGTTGGCGCGCCGGCCTCGGCGCCGCATCAGGCCGCCCAGGCGTATTTCACCGACGCCGGGTATCCGGGCGCCTTCAGCCACGGGGTCGGTCACGGGATCGGTCTCGAGACCCATGAGCCGCCCAGCCTGAAGACCTCCGATGCCCCGCTGCGGGCCGGGATGGTGTTCAGCGTGGAGCCGGGACTCTATCTTCCCGGCGAGATCGGGATCCGGATCGAGGACATCGTCGTCCTCGAAGAAAGAGGTCCGCGGCTGCTGACGGCGTCGCCGCGCGAGGCGATCGTGATCGGCGAACGGCAAGCGGCATGA
- the xseB gene encoding exodeoxyribonuclease VII small subunit has translation MSGPDPSVPGDDLAGRPFDELVAELQRIVQTLEAGQVGLEESIALYREGLRLHAACEERLRAAELAITELGRRGLAGAEVPEGTPDA, from the coding sequence ATGAGCGGACCGGACCCCAGCGTTCCGGGCGATGACCTGGCCGGGCGGCCGTTCGACGAGCTGGTGGCCGAGCTCCAGCGGATCGTGCAGACCCTCGAGGCCGGCCAGGTCGGGCTCGAAGAGAGCATCGCCCTGTACCGCGAGGGACTTCGCCTCCACGCCGCCTGCGAGGAGCGGCTGCGGGCCGCCGAGCTGGCCATCACCGAGCTCGGGCGGCGCGGCCTGGCTGGCGCCGAGGTCCCGGAGGGGACCCCGGACGCCTGA
- a CDS encoding site-specific tyrosine recombinase, with translation MPLPQVDPRLAAAVDDFLLEIRVERGLSPLTIDAYRRDLGQFAANAGTAWRDDPSAVGEFVARLRRQGRRATTQARKVAAIRSFYGFARREGIIERNLADLIDPPRPGRYLPEVLAPDEVERILAAPGDDPPGIRDAAILELLYACGLRVSELTGLDLDRLNLPGLEVRVIGKGNRERRVPMGEPARDRLHRYITGPRQDWTAKRPIAAVFVSQRGARLGRESVWRLVRRWGRVAGIGADVTPHTFRHSFATHLLEGGADLRVVQTLLGHASISTTQLYTHLTGERLREVYARAHPRA, from the coding sequence ATGCCGCTGCCGCAGGTCGACCCTCGCCTGGCGGCGGCCGTCGACGACTTCCTGCTCGAGATCCGCGTCGAGCGCGGCCTGTCCCCGCTGACCATCGACGCCTATCGACGCGACCTGGGCCAGTTCGCCGCCAACGCCGGGACGGCCTGGCGCGACGACCCGTCAGCCGTGGGCGAGTTCGTCGCCCGCCTGCGCCGCCAGGGCCGCCGCGCGACGACCCAGGCCCGCAAGGTGGCCGCCATTCGCAGCTTCTATGGCTTCGCGCGGCGGGAGGGGATCATCGAGCGCAACCTGGCCGACCTCATCGACCCCCCGCGCCCAGGGCGGTACCTGCCCGAGGTCCTCGCCCCGGACGAAGTCGAGCGCATCCTGGCCGCGCCGGGCGACGATCCACCCGGGATCCGCGACGCGGCGATCCTCGAGCTTCTGTACGCCTGCGGACTGCGGGTCAGCGAGCTCACAGGACTGGACCTCGACCGCCTCAACCTGCCGGGACTCGAGGTGCGGGTCATCGGGAAGGGCAACCGGGAGCGGCGCGTCCCGATGGGGGAGCCGGCGCGGGACCGGTTGCATCGGTACATCACGGGGCCGCGCCAGGACTGGACGGCCAAACGACCCATCGCCGCCGTCTTCGTGTCGCAGCGCGGGGCGCGCCTGGGACGGGAATCCGTGTGGCGCCTGGTGCGGCGTTGGGGCCGAGTGGCGGGGATCGGCGCCGATGTCACGCCACACACGTTCCGGCACAGCTTTGCTACCCATCTGCTGGAAGGTGGCGCCGATCTGCGGGTGGTCCAGACCCTGTTGGGCCATGCTAGCATCAGCACCACCCAGCTCTATACCCACCTGACCGGCGAGCGCCTGCGGGAGGTGTATGCCCGCGCGCACCCGCGAGCCTGA
- a CDS encoding PH domain-containing protein, with the protein MSYARKLLARGEEVTFESGQHWFAVVGRSWWAIILAILALAVLLFLVNPPEASLDGPGELVALVLLLVALARIGWVIWGWRNTEFLVTTRRIIRAEGILNKRMSDSSLEKVNDAHLTQNLFGRIFGFGDLDILTAADELGGIEDFPLLADPVDFKIAMLNQKELLERPDLAAPAYQRQQAPAMRPAEPMSPRAGSDRVTVIDEGTGAAPTPTPPAGPEPTPSTPAAPSSAPGTPAGDATATLERLASLRDRGLITAEEYDAKKRELLERI; encoded by the coding sequence ATGAGTTACGCCCGCAAGCTCCTGGCGCGAGGCGAGGAAGTCACCTTCGAGAGCGGCCAGCACTGGTTCGCGGTCGTCGGCCGCTCGTGGTGGGCCATCATCCTGGCCATCTTGGCCCTCGCGGTGCTCCTGTTCCTGGTCAACCCCCCGGAAGCATCGCTGGACGGCCCGGGCGAGCTCGTGGCTCTCGTCCTGCTGCTGGTCGCGCTCGCGCGCATCGGCTGGGTGATCTGGGGCTGGCGCAACACCGAATTCCTGGTCACCACCCGGCGCATCATCCGGGCCGAGGGAATCCTCAACAAGCGGATGTCCGACTCCAGCCTGGAGAAGGTCAACGACGCCCATCTGACCCAGAACCTGTTCGGCCGGATCTTCGGCTTCGGCGACCTGGACATCCTGACCGCCGCCGACGAGCTGGGCGGGATCGAGGACTTCCCTCTGCTGGCAGATCCGGTGGACTTCAAGATCGCGATGCTGAACCAGAAGGAGCTCCTCGAGCGACCTGACCTGGCTGCGCCCGCCTACCAGCGCCAGCAGGCGCCGGCCATGCGTCCGGCTGAGCCGATGTCGCCGCGGGCGGGCAGCGATCGGGTGACGGTGATCGATGAGGGGACCGGCGCGGCGCCAACTCCCACCCCGCCCGCTGGACCCGAGCCGACCCCGTCGACTCCCGCGGCGCCCAGCTCGGCCCCGGGCACTCCGGCAGGGGACGCGACAGCCACGCTCGAGCGGCTCGCCTCGCTCCGCGACCGGGGCCTCATCACGGCCGAGGAATACGACGCCAAGAAGCGCGAGCTCCTGGAGCGGATCTAG
- a CDS encoding purine-nucleoside phosphorylase, with protein MAVLPATSNLGQRIENAAAAIRAQLAAEPAIAAPQLGLVLGSGLGAVIDLLDAAPRLRIPYGDIPEVPVSGVAGHAGELVAGMVGGRPVLVLSGRVHAYEGYTHREVTILLRAAFQVGLRTVVLTNAAGGLNPAFEPGELMLVTDHINLSGDNPLFGPNIDALGPRFPALTDAYDPDLADRARAAAQRAAVHLHEGVYVMLPGPNYETRAELRMLRGLGADAVGMSTVLEVIVARHASVRVLAFSLITNKATPDVEIGASHNEVIEMGKVGAARLVKLLGELLPEIA; from the coding sequence GTGGCCGTTCTCCCGGCCACGTCGAACCTCGGCCAGCGCATCGAGAACGCCGCTGCTGCCATTCGGGCCCAGCTGGCGGCCGAGCCGGCGATCGCCGCCCCGCAGCTGGGCCTGGTCCTGGGTTCGGGACTGGGCGCCGTGATCGACCTGTTGGATGCTGCGCCCCGCCTCCGCATCCCGTACGGCGACATTCCCGAGGTTCCCGTGTCGGGCGTCGCGGGCCACGCCGGCGAACTGGTGGCGGGGATGGTCGGCGGCCGACCGGTGCTTGTCCTGTCGGGACGGGTCCACGCCTACGAGGGCTACACCCATCGTGAGGTGACGATCCTGCTCCGCGCCGCGTTCCAGGTCGGCCTGCGGACCGTGGTTCTGACCAACGCGGCTGGTGGGCTCAACCCCGCCTTCGAGCCCGGTGAGCTGATGCTCGTCACCGACCACATCAACCTGTCGGGCGACAACCCATTGTTCGGCCCCAATATCGACGCCCTCGGACCCCGCTTCCCGGCGCTCACCGACGCATACGACCCCGATCTTGCCGACCGCGCCCGCGCGGCGGCCCAGCGTGCCGCCGTCCACCTCCACGAGGGGGTGTACGTCATGCTCCCCGGCCCGAACTACGAGACCCGGGCGGAGCTGCGCATGCTGCGCGGCCTGGGGGCGGACGCGGTGGGCATGTCGACCGTGCTGGAGGTCATCGTGGCCCGCCATGCCAGCGTTCGGGTCCTCGCCTTCTCACTGATCACGAACAAGGCGACGCCCGACGTCGAGATCGGGGCCAGCCACAACGAGGTCATCGAGATGGGGAAGGTGGGCGCCGCCCGCCTGGTGAAGCTGCTGGGCGAGCTGCTACCGGAGATCGCCTGA
- a CDS encoding TlyA family RNA methyltransferase has protein sequence MPGPGPGARIRADQLVVDRGLARSRAEAQALILAGAIRIHGAEGRRLAAGQRLDPSLTLVRDPGAAWASRGGEKLAAALDAFGVDVVGLVCLDAGASTGGFTDVLQARGARRVYAVDVGHGQLLPRLAEDPRIEVMDRTNLRNLTSLPEPVDLATLDLSFISLRLVLAPVRRLLAPQGRVVALVKPQFEAGRADVPRGGVVREPAVHRRVLIQLAADARRAGFAAVNVVASPRTGRQGNREFLVLLRAAEPSDPESPHDEPRWGVLVDAALEPRITI, from the coding sequence ATGCCCGGCCCCGGGCCGGGGGCGCGGATCCGCGCCGACCAGCTGGTCGTGGACCGCGGGCTGGCCCGATCGCGGGCCGAGGCGCAGGCGCTCATCCTGGCCGGCGCGATTCGCATCCACGGCGCCGAGGGCCGTCGCTTGGCCGCCGGACAACGCCTCGACCCATCGCTGACCCTGGTTCGCGATCCCGGTGCGGCCTGGGCGTCGCGGGGCGGTGAGAAGCTCGCGGCGGCGCTGGACGCGTTCGGCGTCGACGTCGTCGGGCTGGTGTGCCTCGATGCCGGCGCGTCGACTGGCGGATTCACCGATGTCCTCCAGGCACGCGGCGCGCGGCGGGTGTACGCGGTGGACGTCGGGCACGGCCAGCTCCTTCCCCGACTGGCCGAGGATCCGCGGATCGAGGTCATGGATCGCACGAATCTTCGGAACTTGACGTCTCTACCAGAGCCGGTGGACCTCGCGACGCTCGACCTGTCGTTCATCTCGCTTCGCCTGGTGCTGGCTCCGGTCCGCCGTCTGCTGGCGCCCCAAGGACGGGTGGTCGCGCTGGTCAAGCCCCAGTTCGAGGCCGGCCGCGCCGACGTGCCGCGGGGTGGCGTGGTCCGCGAGCCGGCCGTCCATCGCCGGGTCCTCATTCAGCTGGCGGCGGATGCCCGTCGGGCTGGTTTCGCCGCCGTGAACGTCGTCGCATCGCCGCGGACCGGCCGCCAGGGCAACCGCGAGTTCTTGGTCCTCCTCCGCGCGGCCGAGCCATCGGACCCGGAGTCGCCGCACGACGAGCCGAGGTGGGGCGTCCTGGTCGACGCCGCCTTGGAGCCGCGTATTACGATCTGA
- a CDS encoding ribbon-helix-helix protein, CopG family has product MARTAERAPKVEQLSVGFDLDPIILAPELPSDTMRQIVSIRMPDALIERVDAVARSRGVSPSALMRALIAAGLDRSYAALTESEAASDLAAELAALRQRVEDIATSLAADRPS; this is encoded by the coding sequence GTGGCCAGGACCGCCGAGCGCGCGCCCAAGGTCGAGCAGCTGAGCGTCGGCTTCGACCTGGATCCCATCATCCTGGCGCCCGAGCTGCCGTCGGACACGATGCGCCAGATCGTCTCGATCCGGATGCCGGATGCCCTCATCGAGCGGGTGGACGCGGTCGCTCGGTCCCGGGGAGTCTCGCCATCCGCCCTCATGCGGGCCCTCATTGCCGCCGGCCTGGATCGCTCGTATGCGGCGCTCACCGAGTCGGAGGCGGCGTCCGACCTCGCCGCCGAGCTGGCCGCCCTCCGGCAGCGCGTCGAGGACATCGCCACCTCCCTGGCGGCTGATCGCCCATCGTGA
- the efp gene encoding elongation factor P translates to MISTGEIRKGVVFELDGQPVKVLDWTHIKMARGSAQVRLKIQNVRTGAITERTFQAGTRWPRGRVEQRKVQYLYADGDAFHFMDTETYDQFAISAAQLGEDARFLKESTEVTVSSYEGEVLGVELPVSVDLRVASTERGFAGDTATGARKPATLETGLVVQVPLFVNEGDLLRVDTRTGEYQTRVQ, encoded by the coding sequence ATGATCAGCACCGGGGAGATCCGAAAGGGGGTCGTGTTCGAGCTCGACGGCCAGCCGGTGAAGGTCCTCGACTGGACGCATATCAAGATGGCCCGCGGCTCGGCCCAGGTCCGGCTCAAGATACAGAACGTGCGAACGGGCGCCATCACCGAGCGGACCTTTCAGGCCGGCACCCGCTGGCCCCGGGGCCGGGTGGAGCAGCGCAAGGTGCAATACCTGTACGCCGACGGCGACGCCTTTCACTTCATGGACACTGAGACCTACGACCAATTCGCGATCAGCGCCGCCCAGCTGGGTGAGGACGCCCGGTTCCTGAAGGAGAGCACCGAGGTCACGGTGTCCTCGTACGAGGGCGAGGTCCTGGGCGTCGAGCTGCCGGTCAGCGTCGACCTTCGGGTGGCCAGCACCGAGCGCGGTTTCGCTGGCGACACCGCCACCGGCGCCCGCAAGCCGGCCACCCTCGAGACCGGGCTCGTGGTCCAGGTCCCGCTGTTCGTGAACGAGGGCGACCTGCTCCGCGTCGACACCCGGACCGGCGAGTACCAGACCCGGGTTCAGTAG
- a CDS encoding site-2 protease family protein — protein sequence MLFLGDNVSLPALAGIVLGMLAGITTHEFSHALVADQLGDRQPRALGRVSLNPLRHLDPLGTALLVLVGIGWGKPVPVNVAALRPGRAGMAFVAGAGPVANVLVALILALAYRAFDLTGAGGAVLQLIYVATVVNLLLAILNLIPIPPLDGFAVLTALVPPRWEYSIRRYQGYGVVLLLLLLILPNSPLGGVLGLAYPWAALLCGL from the coding sequence GTGCTGTTCCTCGGAGACAACGTCAGCCTGCCAGCCCTGGCTGGCATCGTGCTCGGCATGCTGGCGGGGATCACGACCCACGAGTTCAGCCACGCCCTGGTGGCCGACCAGCTGGGCGACCGCCAACCGCGGGCCCTGGGCCGGGTCTCACTCAACCCGCTGCGCCACCTCGACCCGTTGGGCACCGCGCTGCTGGTGCTGGTCGGCATCGGCTGGGGGAAGCCGGTCCCGGTGAACGTCGCGGCTCTGCGCCCGGGACGGGCTGGGATGGCATTCGTGGCGGGAGCCGGCCCGGTAGCCAACGTCCTGGTGGCCCTCATCCTGGCCCTGGCCTATCGGGCGTTCGATCTCACCGGTGCGGGCGGCGCCGTGCTGCAGCTGATTTACGTGGCGACAGTCGTCAACCTCCTGCTGGCCATCCTGAACCTGATCCCCATCCCGCCCCTGGATGGCTTCGCCGTCCTGACCGCCCTCGTTCCTCCGCGCTGGGAGTACAGCATCCGACGCTACCAGGGCTACGGGGTCGTGCTCCTTCTCCTGCTGCTGATCCTGCCCAACAGCCCGCTCGGTGGGGTCCTCGGCCTGGCCTACCCATGGGCGGCACTCCTGTGCGGGCTCTGA